The sequence GTTCCCTGGGGGCCGCGCAGAACCTCGACCCTTTCGGCATTGACCAGCGAAGCGTTAAAACCGTACGCGCTGCTGGAGGCGACCCCGTCGATATAGAAGACCACAGGGTTGGTGTTGGTAAAATACGAATAATTCAAACCCCTGAAGTTCACCTGCTCCGTAGAGCCATGATACTTTGAGCTCATATTAGGGATCTCGATAATAACTCCGGGGATATCTACGATTCCCTTCTCTTTAAGGACCTCATCGTCGATGACCGAAATACTCTGAGGAACATCGGTGATGTCCTCCTCGACCTTGTTGGCCGTAACGGTTATTGTCTCAATCTGATACCCTTCATCCTTTTTCTGGTTGGATTTATTCATATCCTGGGCTGGTAAAAGGCATGGTTGAAAAAAACTCCACAATCCTATGATCAAAAACATTTTCCATGGTGCTGACAAAACTGATTTCCCCTTCCGGCGGTTTTCCCAAAACCTGCTCATCTTCATTTTCCTTTCTTTAACCGGTTCATTTACTTTTTCAACTTCTTAATGTAATAAGTTAGCTGGCTCTAATTTTTGGTTTAGATATAAACTATGGGCGAATTGAGTCAATAGGCCGGCTGGAAATATGTACGATTGCTGAAAACTATGTTGAATTGCTGAATTTTTTTTTGAATGGAGATTACACAGATGATTGAGAAGCTATATAAACCGTATCTGCCGGAAATTGGCTTTCATCCGGTAGACAATCCGCAGAAACACTGTGGTTACGGGGTCTCATACGAGCTGGATTCTTCATTGGGAACCGGAGAGTATTGGTTTTACACGGTGGATAATTCCTATTGTATCACGATTTGTGATTATCTGTTTTATTGTGATGTTTCGTTCCAGGTCTCACATCCGCCTTTTTTATTGATCTGGTTGAACTTGGCTTCCCGGCAAACCAGGATGCACTTGGGCGGATCATCCCCTTGCAGGCGCCTGGGTTTATATACCGGACATGAGGCCACATTCGTTGGAAAAATTAAAAAGGAAATGGCTTTCAGGGGCATAAGTGTCCTGGTAACGCCAAAGTTTTATAACAAAATCCTGCCGGGAAAATATCCCGGTATCCCCAGGGATCTGACGCACCTTTTTCCCCAATTCAACGGTAATAATTATATACCCGAGATAGCCGGGGCACTCCATCAAATCAGCAGTTTCCGTCCGTTGAAAGAAATCGCCGGAATGTATTACGACAGCAAGGTAACCGAAATTATGAGCATTTTAACCCAATGGGCAATGAATAATCGGTTCCGGCTTTCCCAAGGCCCTGTTCCGAATTGTGATATGGATCATTTACGTAGCGTCATGGATTACCTGAATACCAATTACACCAGCCATATTTACCTGGATGCATTGTGCCGTCATGCCTGCATGAGCCGGACTAAATTGACCCGTCTGTTTAAACAGGTCTACGGCATGACCATATCCGACCATATAAAAACACTACGCATCAATTTAGCCAAGGAGATGCTGGCCGATAATCACTTAAAAATAAATACGATTGCCAATACCGTTGGATTCAAATTTCACAGGAGCTTTTCCGAGGCATTTAAACATGCCACAGGGCTCACCCCCAATCAATACAGAAAAACGATCTGTTAGTTTTTTTATTCGTGGGGAGCGTGGACACCCAAAACCATTTATCTTTAGTGAAGGTTCCCCCCCCCCCCTGCCCTCCGACATAGGTGAATTCATGGATATGAGCATCGGCAGAAAATAGGGACAGGCTTTTTTCAAATCCCCCGGCCGATGCCCTTTCCCAAAAGG is a genomic window of uncultured Desulfobacter sp. containing:
- a CDS encoding AraC family transcriptional regulator, encoding MIEKLYKPYLPEIGFHPVDNPQKHCGYGVSYELDSSLGTGEYWFYTVDNSYCITICDYLFYCDVSFQVSHPPFLLIWLNLASRQTRMHLGGSSPCRRLGLYTGHEATFVGKIKKEMAFRGISVLVTPKFYNKILPGKYPGIPRDLTHLFPQFNGNNYIPEIAGALHQISSFRPLKEIAGMYYDSKVTEIMSILTQWAMNNRFRLSQGPVPNCDMDHLRSVMDYLNTNYTSHIYLDALCRHACMSRTKLTRLFKQVYGMTISDHIKTLRINLAKEMLADNHLKINTIANTVGFKFHRSFSEAFKHATGLTPNQYRKTIC